From the Bacillus sp. 2205SS5-2 genome, the window TCTTTTCAACGTTCATTTCAATTCCTTCTGGAGCTAAGACGTCAACCACTTCTTGGAACCCTTTAAAGTCAATTAGTGCATAATACTGAACTTCAATATCAAAATTTTCTTTAATCGTTTGTCTTAATAGTTCTGCTCCCCCTAGGAAATAAGCGGTATTTAATTTCCAACTCCCATTCCCTGGAATGTCCACGTAAATATCCCTCATTAATGAGACCGTCCTTGCTGTTTCCTTTTCTGGATCATATTGAGCAATCATTATAGTATCTGTTCTTGCTTGTTCTTCACCTCTAGCATCTATTCCTAGCAATAACACATTAATTCTACCTTGATCATCCTTTTGACCATTAAACTCTTCAATATCTTCAGAAAAAACCTCTGATAGCCCTGCTTGTTTTAATCCCTTTTGGTACTGAAAAAATATATAAGATGGAACAGCCACTATTACCAGCAAGAATAACACAAGTAGCCTCCGAACCAAGAGTCTTCTTTTCCTGTATTTTCGATTCTGTTTATGATCATTACGAGTATTCATAATTTAATTTTCACCTTTCAGATGGAAGATCGATACAATATATAATTTTATCATGAATGTCTAAAAAAAAATAGAAACTAATTCATATACAACTTCTGTTAGCACTTGAAAGGTTGTTAAAAATCCACCCTTTGGAAGAGTTTAGTGTCAGATACGACTAAAAAAAATAGTTCATTGGTATTCTTTTTTTAAAATTAGCAACAATAAATATCTTTTCTCCGTCCTAAGATAACTTTCAATAATGTTCTGCTTTAGGTACCTCCAACTTGTGAATGAAAATAACCTATAAAAATTCGCCCTCATTTGAAAATTCCCCTTCTATTCAAAACGTAATTCAGTAAAATTATGTGCAAAATAGAACAATTTGATTAATCTATTAGGCCTAAAAACACCTTTCTTCGCACCAATATTTCAACTTACTTATTTCAAAAAAACTCTATCACTGGATGATAGAGTTTTTTGAAATATAGTTTGAACATACTTTTTATTGATTTAGCTTTATTAAACAAGCTGTTGATTTAGAAAGATTTCCATTTATCTTGCATTGAATGTATAAACGAAATCAGACCATTCTTTTGTATCTGTTGGGAAATACACTCAACCAAATGGCGACCACTTTCAATCAATGCACAGCTAGATAATTCCATGTTTTTCTAAGTTTCTAGAGTCTATCTGACAGGAAACAAAATGATGAACTTGGACAAGGTATGGAGTCAGTTGTCTTTAAGTAAATTTTTTAGTTCAATCTTATCTAGGGTATACCCTAAATCATATTCAGATAGCAATACAAACTGCCTTCTATTGTCCTACTAATCTCATGAACTCATCAATTTCCCAGGCTTTTTCAATAGAAATTGCCCCTGGC encodes:
- a CDS encoding LCP family protein, with protein sequence MNTRNDHKQNRKYRKRRLLVRRLLVLFLLVIVAVPSYIFFQYQKGLKQAGLSEVFSEDIEEFNGQKDDQGRINVLLLGIDARGEEQARTDTIMIAQYDPEKETARTVSLMRDIYVDIPGNGSWKLNTAYFLGGAELLRQTIKENFDIEVQYYALIDFKGFQEVVDVLAPEGIEMNVEKRMSEKIEVVLEPGTQKLNGEELLGYARFRQDAEGDFGRVRRQQEVINALKEELISIKGVAKLPQLVGSITPFIETNISSMERVSLAKDFILNPVDEIESITIPIEGSYSNERYEDAGLVLDIEYEENIAAIKAFLNGEDPNKIVADTEKDDESMNQ